In Deinococcus aquaedulcis, the following proteins share a genomic window:
- a CDS encoding GGDEF domain-containing protein, which yields MSPLEPESPAEDVAGTPAALARLLAEADEQKYADARQALHLATQAYTLAQALQDEEGLAMAHIVLGGCAYYQSDYAAALTHYTQAYALAHDRFPAAAYRAATALSVVHKQRGDYAQAMHCALTSLHLVHELGDLPGEARVLTNMGNIHWDIQAYDRALELHTQALERLEGVRLDPPSPVHCTQEAITRLNLVVTRFHLGEHAQALSDSHGLLAQCQALHLDHPEAILRTYRALMFLEQGQVEEAEADSRQALEMHRASGDREHEAMTLIARGRLHLIRGEQPAALAPLQAALALAQRVALLRQVCDAHRWLAAALEQQHAFEAALQQYKAFHATWAQLHTLNLDHKTNILAVEANVVALRREAQWERERRAELEQANADLRRAEAAVRHLADHDPLTGLPNRNLFLERLTQTLKLARRTPARHGVLFIDLDDFKQVNDTWGHAAGDEVLRQVAARLLGVVREADTVARFAGDEFVVLAQCITGEDDLHRVGQRIIEVLQVPFSLGGSAVHIGASVGYAAYPDQAQDLDGLLHGADTAMYQAKRAGKNRICAYQAPSKGADGR from the coding sequence ATGAGCCCTCTGGAACCCGAATCTCCTGCTGAGGACGTGGCCGGCACTCCGGCGGCGCTGGCCCGGCTGCTGGCAGAGGCCGACGAGCAGAAGTACGCCGACGCGCGGCAAGCCCTGCACCTGGCCACCCAGGCGTACACCCTGGCGCAGGCCCTGCAGGATGAAGAGGGCCTGGCCATGGCCCATATCGTGCTGGGCGGTTGCGCCTACTATCAGTCGGACTACGCGGCTGCGCTGACGCACTACACGCAGGCCTACGCCCTGGCCCACGACCGCTTTCCGGCCGCCGCCTACCGCGCGGCAACAGCACTGAGCGTTGTTCATAAGCAGCGCGGTGACTACGCGCAGGCGATGCACTGTGCCCTGACCAGCCTGCACCTTGTGCACGAACTGGGGGACCTGCCCGGCGAGGCGCGCGTGCTGACCAATATGGGCAACATCCACTGGGACATCCAGGCGTATGACCGCGCGCTGGAACTGCACACCCAGGCGCTCGAGCGGCTCGAGGGGGTGCGCCTGGACCCGCCTTCCCCTGTGCACTGCACGCAGGAGGCCATCACCCGCCTGAACCTTGTGGTGACCCGCTTTCATCTGGGCGAGCATGCGCAGGCCCTGAGCGACAGCCACGGGCTGCTCGCCCAGTGTCAGGCGCTGCACCTGGACCACCCCGAAGCCATCCTCCGCACCTACCGGGCCCTGATGTTTCTCGAACAGGGGCAGGTGGAAGAGGCCGAAGCGGACAGCCGCCAAGCGCTGGAGATGCACCGCGCCAGTGGGGACCGGGAGCACGAAGCCATGACCCTCATCGCCCGGGGGCGCCTGCACCTGATCCGGGGCGAGCAACCCGCAGCCCTGGCTCCGTTGCAAGCGGCGCTGGCCCTGGCCCAGCGTGTGGCGCTGCTTCGCCAGGTGTGCGACGCCCACCGCTGGCTGGCGGCGGCGCTGGAGCAGCAGCACGCCTTTGAAGCGGCCTTGCAGCAGTACAAGGCGTTCCACGCGACATGGGCCCAACTGCACACCCTGAACCTGGACCACAAGACCAACATCTTGGCCGTGGAGGCGAACGTGGTGGCCCTGCGGCGGGAAGCGCAGTGGGAACGGGAACGGCGCGCCGAACTGGAACAGGCGAATGCAGATCTGCGGCGCGCCGAAGCGGCGGTGCGGCACCTGGCTGACCATGACCCCCTGACGGGGCTGCCCAACCGCAACCTCTTTCTGGAACGCCTGACCCAGACCCTGAAGCTGGCGCGCCGGACCCCCGCGCGCCACGGCGTGCTGTTCATTGATCTGGACGACTTCAAGCAGGTCAACGACACCTGGGGCCACGCCGCTGGCGACGAGGTACTGCGTCAGGTGGCCGCCCGGCTGCTGGGCGTGGTGCGCGAGGCCGATACGGTGGCGCGCTTTGCCGGCGACGAGTTTGTGGTGCTGGCCCAGTGCATCACGGGTGAGGATGATCTGCACCGCGTGGGCCAGCGGATCATCGAGGTCCTCCAGGTGCCCTTTTCGCTGGGCGGTTCAGCGGTCCACATCGGGGCAAGTGTGGGTTACGCGGCTTACCCCGATCAGGCCCAGGATCTTGACGGCCTGCTGCACGGCGCAGACACCGCGATGTACCAGGCAAAACGCGCAGGAAAGAACCGCATCTGCGCCTATCAGGCGCCGTCGAAGGGTGCGGATGGCCGATAA
- a CDS encoding trans-sulfuration enzyme family protein: MAHNPRQAFRTRAVHAGHGLDSATGAHATPIYATSTFGYGNAARGERLFAGQEEGYFYSRLTNPTVRAFERKLADLEGLDDAVAFASGMGAVSAVCLTLLQPGDEVIFVAPLYGGTTGFLHEVATKFGVVVHEAADETAMDALIGPKTRLIWVETPTNPRLNIVDLGWVARSAQAAGALTVVDNTFSTPALTRPAEHGIDLVMHSATKYLGGHGDAIGGVVAARADLLAELRGVGLRHVGASLGPFEAYLFLRGMKTLPLRMAAHCEGAQALALALQGHPGLKTVLYPGLPNHPGHEVATRQMSGYGGLVSVELESRAAAMAFADELQLFTQAVSLGDVESLICHPASTTHALLGEEALLRQGVTPGLVRLSVGIEDPTDLIDDVLRALDRVPVAHD, encoded by the coding sequence ATGGCACACAACCCTAGACAGGCGTTCCGGACGCGCGCCGTGCATGCCGGGCATGGTCTTGATTCAGCCACGGGCGCCCACGCCACCCCCATTTACGCCACCAGCACCTTTGGCTACGGGAACGCGGCCCGGGGCGAGCGGCTGTTTGCCGGTCAGGAAGAGGGCTATTTCTACTCGCGCCTGACCAACCCCACCGTGCGCGCCTTCGAGCGCAAGCTGGCCGATCTGGAAGGGCTGGACGACGCGGTGGCCTTTGCCAGCGGCATGGGCGCGGTCTCGGCCGTGTGCTTGACCCTGCTGCAGCCGGGCGACGAGGTGATTTTCGTGGCGCCGCTGTACGGGGGCACCACCGGCTTTCTGCACGAGGTGGCCACGAAGTTCGGCGTGGTGGTCCACGAGGCCGCCGACGAAACAGCGATGGACGCCCTGATTGGGCCCAAAACCCGCCTGATCTGGGTGGAAACGCCCACCAATCCCCGCCTGAACATCGTGGACCTGGGCTGGGTGGCGCGCTCGGCGCAGGCGGCGGGTGCCCTGACGGTGGTGGACAACACCTTCAGCACCCCGGCCCTGACACGGCCGGCCGAACACGGCATTGATCTGGTGATGCACAGCGCCACCAAGTACCTGGGGGGTCACGGCGACGCCATTGGGGGCGTGGTGGCGGCCCGAGCAGACCTGCTGGCCGAACTGCGCGGCGTGGGGCTGCGGCATGTAGGCGCCTCGCTGGGACCGTTCGAGGCCTACCTGTTCCTACGCGGCATGAAAACCCTACCCCTGCGCATGGCCGCCCACTGCGAGGGCGCGCAGGCCCTGGCCCTGGCCTTGCAGGGCCACCCGGGCCTGAAGACCGTGCTCTACCCCGGGCTGCCGAACCACCCCGGGCACGAGGTGGCCACCCGCCAGATGAGCGGCTATGGCGGGCTGGTGAGCGTGGAGCTGGAATCGCGCGCCGCCGCGATGGCCTTTGCCGACGAACTGCAGCTGTTCACGCAGGCCGTGAGCCTGGGCGATGTGGAAAGCCTGATCTGCCACCCCGCCAGCACCACCCACGCCCTGCTGGGCGAGGAGGCGCTGCTGCGCCAGGGTGTGACCCCAGGCCTTGTGCGCCTGAGCGTGGGCATTGAAGACCCCACCGACCTGATTGACGACGTGCTGCGCGCCCTGGACCGGGTGCCCGTGGCCCACGACTAA
- a CDS encoding 4'-phosphopantetheinyl transferase family protein: MRLKADTTTVYLAHAPDFAPLAALLSPEEQARAAGISLPGPRARAVAARALVRTVLGTHLGANPHELRFGQGEHGKPYLLQGPEPARLHFNLSHTGDLLALALGAQPLGVDVEAVRPLSPALISMALGPLERARLQARPAGEYGRAFYRAWACKEALLKAHGSGLAFGLQRVQLSVPADLNAAPLVEAGPRAPADDWTLQVRWLGSAHILAVAATAPGLTLQRITPVCARTGHWAAEPLPAPSAGIPRVPDSNG, translated from the coding sequence GTGAGGCTGAAGGCCGACACGACCACTGTTTATCTGGCCCACGCCCCGGACTTTGCCCCCCTGGCGGCGCTGCTGTCGCCCGAAGAACAGGCGCGGGCGGCTGGCATTTCCCTCCCTGGGCCCCGGGCCCGCGCTGTCGCGGCTCGGGCCCTGGTGCGCACGGTGCTGGGCACGCATCTGGGCGCCAATCCACATGAACTGAGGTTCGGCCAGGGAGAACATGGCAAGCCCTACCTGCTACAGGGCCCAGAGCCCGCCCGGTTGCACTTCAACCTCAGCCACACGGGGGACCTGCTGGCGCTGGCGCTTGGCGCGCAGCCGCTGGGCGTGGATGTCGAGGCGGTGCGGCCCCTGAGCCCGGCGCTGATCAGCATGGCCCTGGGGCCACTGGAGCGCGCCCGGCTGCAGGCGCGGCCTGCCGGGGAATACGGGCGGGCGTTCTACCGCGCCTGGGCCTGCAAAGAGGCGCTGCTCAAGGCGCACGGCAGCGGGCTGGCCTTTGGGCTGCAGCGGGTCCAGCTGAGCGTGCCGGCCGACCTGAACGCCGCGCCGCTGGTGGAAGCCGGGCCCCGGGCTCCCGCCGACGACTGGACCCTGCAGGTGCGCTGGCTGGGTTCTGCGCACATTCTGGCCGTGGCGGCCACGGCCCCGGGCCTGACCCTGCAGCGAATCACCCCGGTCTGTGCCCGGACGGGACATTGGGCGGCCGAGCCTCTCCCAGCGCCCAGCGCCGGAATTCCCCGGGTCCCAGACAGCAACGGGTGA
- a CDS encoding TetR/AcrR family transcriptional regulator produces the protein MSDQDSPAAPGARERLLDATIEVMAQEGFGRATTRSISTQAGVAEVTLFRLFKTKANLIVEVFLTLTNGYQEAALSPTGHLEADLQRVAEQYHRLARRHRRLILRLLPEVAYHAALHKASAPLRQKLLHSLRSLFLHYQAAGHFPGRTPEDLMAAFMGPMAGKILLLGEVFDIETGFDPAQHVQDFLHGVARPGTPPAP, from the coding sequence ATGTCAGATCAGGATTCACCAGCGGCGCCCGGCGCCCGGGAGCGGCTGCTGGACGCCACCATTGAGGTGATGGCGCAGGAGGGATTTGGCCGCGCCACCACCCGCTCCATTTCCACCCAGGCCGGCGTGGCCGAAGTGACGCTGTTCCGGCTGTTCAAAACCAAGGCCAACCTGATTGTCGAGGTGTTTCTGACCCTCACCAACGGGTATCAGGAAGCGGCGCTCTCCCCCACCGGCCACCTGGAAGCAGACCTGCAGCGGGTGGCCGAGCAGTACCACCGCCTCGCCCGGCGCCACCGCAGACTGATTCTGCGCCTGCTGCCCGAAGTCGCCTATCACGCCGCGCTGCACAAGGCGTCGGCGCCGCTGCGCCAGAAGCTGCTGCACAGCCTGCGCAGCCTGTTCCTCCACTACCAAGCCGCTGGTCATTTTCCGGGCCGCACCCCCGAAGACCTGATGGCCGCCTTCATGGGCCCGATGGCCGGCAAAATCCTTCTGCTGGGCGAAGTCTTTGATATAGAAACCGGCTTCGACCCCGCGCAGCACGTCCAGGACTTTCTGCATGGGGTGGCGCGCCCCGGCACCCCGCCTGCTCCGTGA
- a CDS encoding ABC transporter ATP-binding protein — MDAVELHRLTKVYQRGRRSVTVVDQLNLKVPAGIVFGFLGPNGAGKTTTIRMLCGVLAPTSGEAQVAGASLRHPDQIKARIGYANQAASVYGDLSVQENLQFKAALYLPSAEVGPAVERVMARLALEPFRHTAAAQLSGGWRQRLLIGTAIIHSPRVIFLDEPTAAVDPVGRRELWDTIYNLTADGVTVFVSTHYMEEAERCHRIAMIAGGRLLAEGRPESIRAATPGHFYQFEPANLVEGLHRARTAPGVRGAWISGNTIRLLADGELRVGAWPAGPPPAPALPTLEDAFVALAQRAQAPDQQPPAQGVA, encoded by the coding sequence ATGGACGCGGTGGAACTTCACAGGCTCACGAAGGTGTACCAGCGCGGGCGGCGCAGCGTTACAGTGGTGGATCAGCTGAATCTGAAGGTGCCGGCGGGCATCGTGTTCGGGTTTCTGGGGCCCAATGGCGCCGGCAAAACCACCACCATACGCATGCTCTGCGGCGTGCTGGCCCCGACCAGCGGCGAGGCGCAGGTGGCGGGCGCCAGCCTCCGGCACCCGGACCAGATCAAGGCGCGCATTGGGTACGCCAATCAGGCCGCCAGCGTCTACGGCGACCTGAGCGTGCAGGAGAACCTGCAGTTCAAAGCGGCGCTGTACCTGCCCAGCGCCGAGGTGGGCCCCGCCGTAGAACGGGTGATGGCCCGGCTGGCGCTGGAACCTTTTCGGCACACCGCCGCCGCGCAGCTGTCTGGCGGCTGGCGCCAGCGCCTGCTGATCGGCACAGCCATCATCCACAGCCCGCGCGTGATCTTTCTGGATGAACCCACCGCCGCCGTGGACCCGGTGGGGCGGCGCGAGCTGTGGGACACCATCTACAACCTGACGGCCGACGGCGTGACCGTGTTCGTGAGCACCCACTACATGGAAGAAGCCGAGCGCTGCCACCGCATTGCCATGATCGCCGGCGGGCGCCTGCTGGCCGAGGGCCGCCCCGAGTCCATCCGCGCCGCCACGCCAGGGCACTTCTATCAGTTCGAGCCCGCCAATCTGGTGGAGGGCCTGCACCGCGCGCGCACGGCGCCCGGGGTACGCGGCGCTTGGATCAGCGGCAACACCATCCGGCTGCTGGCCGACGGGGAGCTGCGTGTGGGGGCGTGGCCGGCGGGGCCTCCCCCCGCTCCCGCCCTGCCCACCCTGGAAGACGCCTTCGTGGCTCTGGCCCAGCGGGCCCAGGCCCCAGACCAACAGCCCCCCGCTCAAGGGGTGGCCTGA
- a CDS encoding ABC transporter permease — protein sequence MTQPHPSLRAVHRPGPAMAAQRTLAIARKEFMQLRRDPVLLRFILIFPVALLVIFGFALNTKVTHIPLVVVDESADRVSQNLQQTMGEDDRFALTTAPSLATALEQVRQGEARAALHIPKGAIDAVRGDQSLDFTVYVDGSDPTVSSQIRANAAAAAQDTASTIAAARALRTNTSATPPVSPEVKVLFNPDDRTAVYIVPGMIGLILTLVGCLLTAIVIVREREMGTMEGLIATPVRPLEVVLGKITPYFVFGLIDAVLVVLAGVLVFRVPFQGSPLLLAGAMLLFILGSLGVGIVISTFVRTQIQSVFWIIAYFFPSIFLSGLFFPLEGMVQPFGFISHLVPLRHFLELARGVMIRGADLSHLATPMLALALFSAATLLIANFRFKKTL from the coding sequence ATGACCCAGCCCCATCCCTCCCTGCGCGCTGTCCACCGTCCTGGGCCCGCTATGGCCGCCCAGCGCACCCTCGCCATTGCCCGCAAGGAATTCATGCAGCTGCGCCGCGACCCCGTGCTGCTGCGCTTCATCCTGATTTTTCCGGTGGCGCTGCTGGTGATTTTCGGCTTTGCGCTGAACACCAAGGTGACCCACATTCCGCTGGTGGTGGTGGACGAATCGGCCGACCGGGTCAGTCAGAACCTGCAGCAGACCATGGGTGAGGATGACCGCTTCGCCCTGACCACCGCGCCGTCGCTGGCCACAGCCCTGGAACAGGTGCGTCAGGGCGAGGCCAGAGCGGCCCTGCACATTCCCAAAGGGGCGATCGACGCGGTGCGTGGAGACCAGTCGCTCGACTTCACGGTATACGTGGACGGCTCAGACCCCACGGTGAGTTCACAGATTCGTGCCAATGCCGCCGCAGCTGCGCAGGACACCGCGTCCACCATTGCCGCCGCCCGCGCCCTGCGGACGAACACCAGCGCCACGCCCCCCGTCTCCCCTGAAGTGAAGGTGCTGTTTAACCCCGATGACCGCACCGCCGTGTATATCGTGCCCGGCATGATCGGCCTGATTCTGACCCTGGTGGGCTGCCTGCTGACCGCTATCGTGATCGTGCGTGAGCGGGAAATGGGCACCATGGAGGGCCTGATTGCCACGCCCGTGCGCCCGCTGGAAGTGGTGTTGGGCAAGATCACGCCGTACTTTGTCTTCGGGCTGATTGACGCGGTGCTGGTGGTGCTGGCCGGCGTACTGGTGTTCCGGGTGCCGTTTCAGGGCTCGCCGCTGCTGCTGGCCGGCGCCATGCTGCTGTTTATCCTGGGCTCGCTGGGCGTGGGGATCGTGATTTCCACCTTCGTGCGCACCCAGATTCAGAGCGTGTTCTGGATCATCGCCTACTTCTTTCCCAGCATCTTTCTTTCGGGGTTGTTCTTTCCGCTGGAAGGCATGGTGCAGCCCTTTGGCTTTATTTCGCATCTCGTGCCCCTGCGCCACTTTCTAGAGCTGGCGCGCGGCGTGATGATTCGCGGCGCCGACCTCTCGCACCTCGCCACGCCCATGCTGGCCCTGGCGCTGTTCAGCGCCGCCACGCTGCTGATCGCCAACTTCCGCTTCAAGAAGACGCTCTGA
- the glf gene encoding UDP-galactopyranose mutase, with translation MTEAAPLPRNGGFDYLIVGAGFAGAVLAERLARDAGKRVLIVDRRPHIGGNAYDRYDDAGILIHPYGPHIFHTNSKDVFEYLSRFTAWRPYEHRVLASVDGQQLPIPINLDTVNGLYGLNLTAFEVESFFASVAEPVEQVRTSEDVVVSKVGRDLYQKFFRGYTRKQWGLDPSELDASVTARVPTRTNRDNRYFTDTYQAMPLHGYTRMFEAMLDHPNIKVMLNTDYREIVDLVPWGHMIYTGPVDAFFDHCHGKLPYRSLDFVHETHPVEQFQAVGTVNYPNDYGYTRISEFKHITGQRHPHTSVVYEYPRAEGDPYYPVPRPENAELYKKYEALTRTRTDVTFVGRLATYRYYNMDQVVAQALATYRRLQGDKAEATERQAVGTAGGSA, from the coding sequence ATGACTGAGGCGGCCCCTTTGCCCAGGAACGGCGGCTTTGACTACCTGATCGTGGGCGCAGGCTTTGCCGGCGCGGTGCTAGCCGAGCGTCTGGCCCGGGACGCCGGCAAGCGCGTGCTGATTGTGGACCGCCGCCCACACATTGGCGGCAACGCCTATGACCGCTACGACGACGCCGGGATTCTGATTCACCCATACGGCCCGCACATTTTCCATACCAACAGCAAGGACGTGTTCGAGTACCTGTCGCGCTTTACCGCGTGGCGGCCCTACGAGCACCGGGTCCTGGCCAGCGTGGACGGGCAGCAGCTGCCCATTCCCATCAACCTGGATACGGTCAATGGGCTGTACGGCCTGAACCTCACGGCCTTTGAGGTGGAAAGTTTCTTCGCCTCGGTGGCCGAGCCGGTGGAGCAGGTGCGCACCAGCGAGGACGTGGTGGTCTCCAAGGTGGGGCGCGACCTGTATCAGAAGTTCTTCCGGGGCTATACCCGCAAGCAGTGGGGCCTGGACCCCAGCGAACTGGACGCCTCCGTGACGGCCCGGGTGCCCACACGCACCAACCGCGACAACCGCTATTTCACGGATACGTATCAGGCGATGCCGCTGCACGGCTACACCCGCATGTTCGAGGCGATGCTGGATCACCCGAACATCAAAGTGATGCTGAACACCGATTACCGTGAAATTGTGGACTTGGTGCCCTGGGGCCACATGATCTACACCGGCCCGGTGGACGCCTTCTTTGACCACTGCCACGGCAAGCTGCCCTACCGCAGCCTGGACTTTGTGCACGAAACGCACCCGGTCGAGCAGTTTCAGGCCGTGGGCACCGTGAACTACCCCAACGACTACGGCTACACCCGCATCAGCGAGTTCAAGCACATCACCGGGCAGCGCCATCCGCACACCAGCGTGGTCTACGAGTACCCCCGCGCCGAGGGTGATCCCTACTACCCGGTGCCCCGCCCCGAAAACGCTGAGTTGTACAAGAAGTACGAGGCCCTGACCCGCACCCGCACCGACGTGACCTTTGTGGGCCGGCTGGCCACCTACCGTTACTACAACATGGATCAGGTGGTGGCCCAGGCCCTGGCGACCTACCGCCGCCTGCAGGGCGACAAGGCCGAGGCCACGGAGCGTCAGGCTGTGGGCACGGCGGGCGGCTCGGCTTAA
- a CDS encoding glycosyltransferase family 1 protein, whose product MSPIQSSCPALVVLAHLRWDFVFQRPQHLMTRAARTRTVYYVEEPHFGEWRDRLQVRREPSGVVVCTPYIEVGHSPAESQARTAAVLAEFLDAEDVPEYDLWVYTPMELPVADLLTPRTVIYDCMDELANFHGAPPELRAREDELFRRADVVFTGGHRLYEAKTARHPNVHPFPSSVDTAHFRQARALPPQPDDQAGIPGPRLGFAGVIDERLDVALLGEVARRRPEWQFVLIGPVVKIDQATLPQGPNLHYLGMKPYAELPGYFAHWDVGLLPFAHNPATEFISPTKTPEYLAAGLSVVSTGIRDVVRPYGERELVRIADGADAFEAACAAALAERGTPAAAHRLERADALLSQQSWDATWQAMDRHIEPLAAQPAARVASAQMAGAND is encoded by the coding sequence ATGTCCCCTATTCAGTCATCCTGCCCGGCTCTGGTTGTGCTGGCCCACCTCCGCTGGGATTTCGTGTTTCAGCGCCCCCAGCACCTCATGACCCGTGCGGCGCGCACCCGCACCGTGTACTACGTTGAAGAGCCCCATTTTGGCGAGTGGCGTGACCGACTGCAGGTGCGCCGCGAGCCCTCGGGCGTGGTGGTCTGCACCCCTTACATTGAGGTGGGCCACAGCCCGGCCGAGTCGCAGGCGCGCACGGCCGCCGTGCTGGCCGAGTTCCTGGACGCTGAGGACGTGCCGGAATACGACCTGTGGGTCTACACCCCCATGGAGTTGCCGGTGGCCGACCTGCTGACGCCCCGCACCGTGATCTACGACTGCATGGACGAACTGGCCAACTTCCACGGCGCCCCACCCGAGTTGCGCGCCCGCGAGGACGAGCTGTTCCGCCGCGCCGACGTGGTGTTCACCGGGGGGCACCGGCTCTACGAGGCCAAGACGGCCCGGCACCCCAACGTGCACCCCTTTCCCTCCAGCGTGGACACCGCCCACTTCCGGCAGGCGCGCGCCCTGCCGCCGCAACCCGATGATCAGGCGGGCATTCCAGGGCCCCGGCTGGGTTTTGCCGGCGTCATTGATGAGCGCCTGGACGTGGCCCTGCTGGGCGAGGTGGCCCGGCGCCGCCCGGAGTGGCAGTTTGTGCTGATTGGCCCGGTGGTCAAGATTGACCAGGCCACGCTGCCCCAGGGGCCGAATCTGCACTACCTGGGCATGAAACCCTACGCCGAACTGCCGGGCTACTTTGCGCACTGGGACGTGGGCCTGCTGCCCTTTGCCCACAACCCGGCCACCGAGTTCATCAGCCCCACGAAGACCCCCGAATACCTCGCGGCGGGCCTGAGCGTGGTGTCCACCGGTATCCGCGACGTGGTGCGCCCCTACGGCGAGCGTGAACTGGTGCGCATTGCCGACGGCGCCGACGCCTTTGAAGCCGCCTGCGCCGCCGCCCTGGCCGAGCGCGGCACCCCCGCCGCCGCCCACCGCCTGGAACGCGCCGACGCCCTGCTGTCGCAGCAGTCCTGGGACGCCACGTGGCAGGCGATGGACCGCCACATTGAGCCGCTGGCCGCCCAGCCGGCCGCCCGCGTGGCCAGCGCCCAGATGGCAGGCGCCAATGACTGA
- a CDS encoding SDR family oxidoreductase encodes MTQDDRTPTEQPETAPADQMPEQTPAETQSEQPGHEADMSLAPVVIREGYRGSDKLAGKVALITGGDSGIGRAVAVHFAREGADVAIVYLDESEDARATLQMIEAEGRRGLLLAGDVGDPAFCQQAVERTVSTLGGLNVLVNNAAEQHPQKSITDISPEQLERTFRTNIFAMFYLVQAALPHLQEGDCIVNTTSVTAYRGSPELLDYSSTKGAIVAFTRSLSGNLAEKKIRVNAVAPGPIWTPLIPSTFDADKVGKFGQDVPLGRAGQPAEVAPAFVFLASDDSTYITGQVIHPNGGELING; translated from the coding sequence ATGACCCAAGACGACCGTACCCCGACCGAACAGCCGGAAACCGCTCCCGCTGACCAGATGCCCGAACAGACCCCCGCCGAGACCCAATCGGAGCAGCCCGGCCACGAGGCCGACATGAGCCTCGCACCCGTGGTGATCCGCGAGGGCTACCGGGGCAGCGACAAGCTGGCCGGCAAGGTGGCCCTGATCACTGGGGGCGACAGCGGCATCGGCCGCGCCGTGGCTGTGCATTTTGCCCGCGAAGGCGCAGACGTGGCGATTGTGTACCTCGACGAATCTGAGGACGCCCGCGCCACCCTGCAGATGATTGAAGCCGAGGGCCGCCGGGGCCTGCTGCTGGCCGGCGACGTGGGCGATCCCGCCTTCTGCCAGCAGGCGGTGGAGCGCACCGTGTCGACCCTGGGTGGCCTGAACGTGCTGGTGAACAACGCCGCCGAGCAGCACCCACAAAAGAGCATCACCGACATCTCGCCCGAGCAGTTGGAGCGCACCTTCCGCACCAACATCTTTGCCATGTTCTATCTGGTGCAGGCCGCGCTGCCGCACCTGCAAGAAGGCGACTGCATCGTGAACACCACCAGCGTCACCGCCTACCGGGGCAGCCCCGAGCTCCTGGACTATTCCAGCACCAAGGGCGCCATTGTGGCCTTTACCCGCAGCCTGAGTGGCAACCTGGCCGAGAAAAAGATTCGCGTGAATGCGGTGGCCCCCGGGCCCATCTGGACGCCGCTGATTCCCAGCACCTTCGATGCCGACAAGGTGGGCAAGTTCGGCCAGGATGTGCCGCTGGGCCGCGCGGGTCAGCCCGCCGAGGTGGCCCCGGCCTTCGTGTTCCTGGCGTCCGATGACAGCACGTACATCACCGGGCAGGTCATTCACCCCAACGGCGGCGAACTGATCAACGGGTAG